AAGTGACCGACGCCAAGGTGTGTAAGGTAAACGTCGACGAGCAGCCGGAGCTTGCGGGCGAGTTCGAGATCCGCAGCATTCCGACCCTCGCGGTCATGCGCGGGGGAAAAGTGGTCGACACCATGGTCGGCGTCCAGTCCAAAGACGCGATCCTGAAGCTTCTGGAAAAAGGGAAATAAAGCCGGCTCCCCGAAAAAGCGGGAAAATGACCGGCGCTGCCCCGGCAC
This window of the Ruminococcaceae bacterium BL-6 genome carries:
- the trxA gene encoding Thioredoxin; this translates as MIHVTKDNFQKEVVEAGKPVLLDFWASWCGPCRMLSPVVDEIEHEVTDAKVCKVNVDEQPELAGEFEIRSIPTLAVMRGGKVVDTMVGVQSKDAILKLLEKGK